AAGGGAAATATGGCGGCCTATGTATGGCTTACTTTAATGGGGACTATCCAACAGCTCTTTATGATTATGAGCAAGAGCTTTTAGAAAGTATGAAATAAGAAAAATGAAAAAAGCTTCTACTTCTTTTGATGTAGAAGCTAGCTTCTTTTTTATAAATAGCCCGCCCTGGATGGGGAGAAATTAAAAGACGAGGTGTAAATAACGATGGCGAATGCATATAAGCAAGCAGGAGTAGATATTGAAGCTGGATATGAAGCGGTATCTCGCATGAAAAAACACGTACAAACAACTATGAGAAAAGAAGTACTAGGCGGTTTAGGCGGTTTTGGAGGTATGTTTGATCTATCAAAATTTGCATTAGAAGAACCTGTATTAGTATCTGGAACAGATGGCGTGGGAACGAAATTGATGCTCGCTTTTATGGCAGATAAACATGACACAATTGGTATTGATGCAGTAGCAATGTGTGTAAATGATATTGTTGTCCAAGGAGCAGAGCCGCTTTTCTTCCTTGATTATATTGCTTGTGGTAAAGCTGAACCTAGTAAAATTGAAAACATCGTCAAAGGTATATCAGAGGGCTGTCGCCAAGCAGGTTGTGCTTTAATTGGTGGAGAAACAGCTGAAATGCCAGGAATGTATTCGACGGAAGAATACGATTTAGCTGGTTTTACAGTTGGAATTGTTGATAAAAAGAAAATTGTAACAGGTGAAAAAATTGAAGCTGGTCACGTATTAATCGGCTTAGCATCTAGCGGTATTCATAGTAATGGTTACTCTTTAGTACGAAAAGTATTACTAGAAGATGGAGAACTATCTTTAGACCGCATTTATGGACGCTTA
This genomic window from Bacillus anthracis str. Vollum contains:
- the purM gene encoding phosphoribosylformylglycinamidine cyclo-ligase — protein: MANAYKQAGVDIEAGYEAVSRMKKHVQTTMRKEVLGGLGGFGGMFDLSKFALEEPVLVSGTDGVGTKLMLAFMADKHDTIGIDAVAMCVNDIVVQGAEPLFFLDYIACGKAEPSKIENIVKGISEGCRQAGCALIGGETAEMPGMYSTEEYDLAGFTVGIVDKKKIVTGEKIEAGHVLIGLASSGIHSNGYSLVRKVLLEDGELSLDRIYGRLELPLGEELLKPTKIYVKPILELLKNHEVYGMAHITGGGFIENIPRMLPEGIGAEIELGSWKIQPIFSLLQEVGKLEEKEMFNIFNMGIGMVVAVKEEDAKDIVRLLEEQGETARIIGRTVQGAGVTFNGGKAL